One region of Streptomyces capillispiralis genomic DNA includes:
- a CDS encoding NADP-dependent oxidoreductase: MSDAPALPATGREWHLLSRPHGWPEPADFALVEAEVRAPGEGQVLVRNEYLSVDPYMRGRMSAAKSYVAPFELGKVMQGGAVGEVVASNAEGIAVGDRVLHFLGWREYAVVDAKNAVKVDPEAAPLSAYLGVLGMTGLTAYAGLLRTAAFKEGDSVFVSGAAGAVGSQVGQIAKLKGASRVIGSAGSDEKVELLVKEYGFDAAFNYRNGSVSEQLRDAAPDGIDVYFDNVGGDHLEAAIGSLNRDGRIAVCGMISVYNNTEPAPGPKNLARLIQTRGRIEGFLVGDHYDLQPQFVREVGPWVRSGELKYRETVVEGIENNLEAFLGVLRGDNTGKMIVKL, from the coding sequence ATGTCCGACGCCCCCGCACTCCCCGCCACCGGCCGCGAGTGGCATCTGCTGAGCCGGCCCCACGGCTGGCCGGAGCCCGCGGACTTCGCCCTCGTCGAGGCGGAGGTCCGCGCCCCGGGTGAGGGGCAGGTGCTGGTACGGAACGAGTACCTCTCCGTCGACCCGTACATGCGCGGCAGGATGTCGGCCGCCAAGTCGTACGTCGCGCCCTTCGAGCTGGGCAAGGTGATGCAGGGCGGCGCCGTCGGCGAGGTCGTCGCGTCGAACGCCGAGGGGATCGCCGTCGGCGACCGCGTGCTGCACTTCCTCGGCTGGCGCGAGTACGCCGTCGTGGACGCGAAGAACGCGGTCAAGGTGGACCCGGAGGCGGCGCCCCTCTCGGCGTACCTGGGCGTCCTCGGCATGACCGGCCTCACCGCCTACGCCGGCCTGCTGCGCACCGCCGCCTTCAAGGAGGGCGACTCCGTCTTCGTGTCCGGCGCGGCGGGTGCCGTCGGCAGCCAGGTCGGGCAGATCGCGAAGCTCAAGGGCGCCTCGCGGGTGATCGGCTCCGCCGGGTCCGACGAGAAGGTCGAGCTGCTCGTGAAGGAGTACGGCTTCGACGCCGCGTTCAACTACCGGAACGGCTCGGTGAGCGAGCAGCTGCGCGACGCCGCCCCGGACGGCATCGACGTCTACTTCGACAACGTGGGCGGTGACCACCTGGAGGCGGCCATCGGCTCGCTCAACCGGGACGGCCGGATCGCCGTCTGCGGGATGATCTCCGTCTACAACAACACCGAGCCCGCGCCGGGGCCGAAGAACCTGGCCCGGCTCATCCAGACCCGGGGCCGCATCGAGGGCTTCCTCGTCGGCGACCACTACGACCTCCAGCCGCAGTTCGTGCGGGAGGTCGGGCCCTGGGTCCGCTCGGGCGAGCTGAAGTACCGCGAGACCGTCGTCGAGGGCATCGAGAACAACCTGGAGGCGTTCCTCGGGGTGCTGCGCGGCGACAACACCGGAAAGATGATCGTCAAGCTCTGA
- a CDS encoding LysE family translocator — protein sequence MTEVAAVAVITVLAVIAPGADFAMIVRNSYLHGRRTGLLGALGVAAGVLVHVTYTMLGVGLLIASSAFLFTVVKLAGAAYLVYVGVRTFRTRGEVTVDLDDRTGITPFAALRAGFLTNVLNPKTTLFVVSTFAQVVSPGTPVLQQVGYGLFMSLAHLLWFGVVAVFFGHDRMRTLMLRGQRVLNKVIGTALAGLGVSLAFAPSH from the coding sequence ATGACCGAGGTGGCCGCCGTCGCCGTCATCACCGTCCTGGCCGTGATCGCCCCGGGCGCCGACTTCGCCATGATCGTGCGCAACAGCTACCTCCACGGCCGCCGCACCGGACTGCTCGGCGCGCTCGGCGTCGCCGCCGGTGTCCTGGTACACGTCACCTACACCATGCTCGGCGTCGGACTGCTGATCGCGTCCTCCGCCTTCCTGTTCACGGTCGTCAAACTGGCCGGCGCCGCCTACCTGGTGTACGTCGGCGTCCGCACCTTCCGCACACGCGGCGAGGTCACCGTCGACCTGGACGACAGGACCGGCATCACGCCCTTCGCGGCGCTGCGCGCCGGCTTCCTCACCAACGTCCTCAACCCGAAGACGACCCTCTTCGTCGTCTCGACCTTCGCGCAGGTCGTCAGCCCCGGCACACCGGTCCTCCAGCAGGTGGGCTACGGCCTGTTCATGTCGCTGGCCCACCTGCTGTGGTTCGGCGTCGTCGCGGTGTTCTTCGGTCACGACCGGATGCGCACCCTGATGCTGCGCGGCCAGAGGGTCCTCAACAAGGTGATCGGGACCGCCCTGGCCGGGCTCGGCGTCAGCCTCGCGTTCGCTCCGTCGCACTGA
- the chvE gene encoding multiple monosaccharide ABC transporter substrate-binding protein, whose translation MRNRRAAIAAMASAASLALTLTACGQNSEGGSEENKGGSDGATIGIAMPTKSSERWIADGNYVKKDLESKGYETKLVYGEDDPDQQVSQIENLITQGVDALIVAAIDNKSMNNVLQQAKDADIPVISYDRLILGTENVDYYASFDNEKVGELQGTYIVEKLGLKDGSEKGPFNIELFAGSNDDNNTRYFFQGAMNVLQPYIDKKQLVVRSQQTALNQVTTLRWDGGTAQKRMDDILTSSYKSARVDAVLSPYDGISIGILSALKSDDYGSKSKPLPVVTGQDAEVASVKSIIADEQSMTVYKDTRELAKVASNMVDALLNEKKPEVNDTKTYDNGAKVVPAYLLEPVAVDKANYQEAVVDSGYIKESDLK comes from the coding sequence ATGCGTAACCGCAGAGCCGCCATCGCCGCCATGGCCTCGGCCGCCTCCCTCGCCCTCACCCTGACCGCCTGCGGCCAGAACAGCGAGGGCGGCAGCGAGGAGAACAAGGGAGGCTCGGACGGAGCCACCATCGGCATCGCGATGCCGACCAAGTCCTCCGAGCGCTGGATAGCCGACGGCAACTACGTCAAGAAGGACCTGGAGTCCAAGGGCTACGAGACCAAGCTGGTCTACGGCGAGGACGACCCGGACCAGCAGGTCTCGCAGATCGAGAACCTGATCACGCAGGGCGTGGACGCCCTGATCGTCGCCGCCATCGACAACAAGTCGATGAACAACGTGCTCCAGCAGGCCAAGGACGCCGACATCCCGGTCATCTCCTACGACCGCCTCATCCTCGGCACGGAGAACGTCGACTACTACGCCTCCTTCGACAACGAGAAGGTGGGCGAGCTCCAGGGCACCTACATCGTCGAGAAGCTCGGCCTGAAGGACGGCAGCGAGAAGGGCCCCTTCAACATCGAGCTGTTCGCCGGCTCCAACGACGACAACAACACCCGCTACTTCTTCCAGGGCGCGATGAACGTCCTCCAGCCGTACATCGACAAGAAGCAGCTCGTCGTCCGCTCCCAGCAGACCGCCCTCAACCAGGTCACCACCCTGCGCTGGGACGGCGGCACCGCGCAGAAGCGCATGGACGACATCCTCACCTCGTCCTACAAGAGCGCCCGCGTCGACGCGGTCCTCTCCCCCTACGACGGCATCTCCATCGGCATCCTCTCCGCGCTGAAGTCCGACGACTACGGCTCCAAGAGCAAGCCGCTGCCGGTCGTCACCGGCCAGGACGCCGAGGTCGCCTCGGTGAAGTCGATCATCGCCGACGAGCAGTCGATGACCGTCTACAAGGACACCCGCGAACTCGCCAAGGTGGCCTCCAACATGGTCGACGCGCTGCTCAACGAGAAGAAGCCCGAGGTCAACGACACCAAGACCTACGACAACGGCGCCAAGGTCGTCCCGGCGTACCTGCTGGAGCCGGTCGCCGTGGACAAGGCCAACTACCAGGAGGCCGTGGTCGACTCCGGCTACATCAAGGAAAGCGACCTCAAGTAA
- a CDS encoding EI24 domain-containing protein, translating into MRDLGAGFRYLLKGQRWVARHGKQYGFGLLPGLITLVLYGAALAALALWGQDFVTWATPFADDWSGTWAGLFRGFLTVVLFALALLLSVLTFTAVTLLIGQPFYENLSEKVDRDVSPDGTAPESGLPLWRELWISGRDSLRIVVRALVWGVLLFGLGFVPVLGQTVVPVIGFLVTGFFLTEELTAVALQRRGVELRERLRLLRSRKTLVWGFGTPLAVAFLVPFVAVFLMPGAVAAATLMARDLLGEETTRDGAEESEEEGVTS; encoded by the coding sequence ATGCGCGATCTTGGGGCGGGTTTCCGGTATCTGCTGAAGGGCCAGCGTTGGGTGGCCCGGCACGGCAAGCAGTACGGCTTCGGGCTGCTGCCCGGGCTGATCACACTCGTGCTGTACGGGGCCGCGCTCGCCGCGCTGGCCCTGTGGGGCCAGGACTTCGTCACCTGGGCGACACCCTTCGCCGACGACTGGTCCGGCACCTGGGCCGGACTCTTCCGCGGCTTCCTCACCGTGGTGCTGTTCGCGCTCGCGCTGCTGCTGTCCGTGCTCACCTTCACCGCGGTGACCCTCCTCATCGGGCAGCCCTTCTACGAGAACCTCTCCGAGAAGGTCGACCGGGACGTGTCCCCCGACGGCACCGCGCCCGAGTCGGGGCTGCCGCTGTGGCGGGAGCTGTGGATCTCCGGCCGCGACAGCCTCCGCATCGTCGTGCGCGCCCTGGTGTGGGGCGTGCTGCTCTTCGGGCTCGGCTTCGTCCCGGTCCTCGGCCAGACCGTCGTCCCGGTGATCGGCTTCCTCGTCACCGGGTTCTTCCTCACCGAGGAGCTCACCGCCGTCGCGCTCCAGCGGCGCGGGGTCGAACTGCGCGAGCGGCTGCGCCTGCTGCGGTCCCGCAAGACGCTCGTATGGGGTTTCGGCACGCCGCTCGCGGTGGCCTTCCTGGTCCCGTTCGTCGCCGTGTTCCTGATGCCCGGCGCGGTCGCCGCGGCCACCCTCATGGCGCGTGACCTGCTCGGCGAGGAGACCACCCGGGACGGCGCCGAGGAGAGCGAGGAGGAGGGCGTCACCTCATGA
- a CDS encoding MarR family winged helix-turn-helix transcriptional regulator, giving the protein MATPRTTPRRPDALTLEVVELIGSVVARYHEEYEEAAAGHTLTGAQARLLSLLCLEPLPMRRLAQRLKCEPSNVTGIVDRLESRGLVERRPDPADRRVKLAAATEEGRRVARSLQESLRFAREPLAGLSEGERVALRDALRRMLGDGG; this is encoded by the coding sequence ATGGCCACACCGCGCACCACGCCCCGCCGACCCGACGCCCTCACCCTGGAGGTCGTCGAGCTGATCGGCTCGGTGGTGGCCCGCTACCACGAGGAGTACGAGGAGGCCGCCGCCGGTCACACGCTGACGGGTGCCCAGGCGAGGCTGCTGAGTCTGCTGTGCCTGGAGCCGCTGCCCATGCGGAGGCTGGCGCAGCGGCTGAAGTGCGAGCCGTCGAACGTCACCGGGATCGTCGACCGCCTGGAGTCCCGGGGCCTGGTGGAGCGCCGTCCGGATCCTGCGGACCGGCGCGTGAAGCTGGCGGCGGCGACGGAGGAGGGGCGGCGGGTGGCGCGCAGCCTCCAGGAGTCCCTCCGGTTCGCACGCGAGCCGCTGGCGGGGCTCTCGGAGGGGGAGCGGGTGGCGCTGCGCGATGCGCTGCGCAGGATGCTGGGCGACGGCGGCTGA
- a CDS encoding SCO2400 family protein, with amino-acid sequence MDFCQPCRRHLNGALACPGCGTPVETLRAWAQGPAGPPAYGGGPADAGLVPGAGEPAAGLGGDPGAGYGDGYREEHAGGYGDGYRGERAGGYGDGYRGERAGGYGDGPGGGYGDVPAGGHHDGAGGDYREEPGGDYRGEPIGDYREEPGDDPGDEPGDGYDDEPGDDYDDEEPRGRRVARRRGSGPGAASRRDRKAAAHRRRRRRTLLIVGGFVLAAGGLSLAELGMDAPGSGSKPSAAGEESTDGGGEELEPTRSAGGAPAAPAPGESPGARVSGSPSASKSPKDKGKDKESKSADAEESEDGASSAPADAPSTDPTAPLPPEPPSEPESPQPDPTTQDPEPEPEPTETCDQFLWWCT; translated from the coding sequence ATGGACTTTTGCCAGCCGTGCCGACGGCACCTCAATGGCGCCCTCGCCTGCCCCGGTTGCGGTACGCCCGTCGAGACGCTCCGCGCCTGGGCGCAGGGGCCCGCGGGGCCTCCGGCGTACGGGGGCGGTCCGGCCGACGCCGGCCTGGTCCCCGGGGCCGGTGAGCCGGCCGCGGGGCTCGGCGGGGACCCCGGCGCCGGGTACGGCGACGGCTACCGCGAGGAGCACGCGGGCGGGTACGGCGACGGCTACCGCGGCGAGCGCGCGGGCGGGTACGGCGACGGCTACCGCGGCGAGCGCGCGGGAGGGTACGGCGACGGGCCGGGCGGTGGCTACGGTGACGTACCCGCGGGCGGACACCACGACGGGGCGGGCGGCGACTACCGCGAGGAGCCTGGCGGCGACTACCGCGGCGAGCCGATCGGCGACTACCGCGAGGAGCCGGGTGACGACCCCGGCGACGAGCCCGGTGACGGCTACGACGACGAGCCCGGTGACGACTACGACGACGAGGAGCCGCGGGGGCGGCGCGTGGCCCGGCGCCGGGGGAGTGGGCCGGGCGCCGCGAGCCGCCGGGACCGCAAGGCCGCCGCGCACCGTCGGCGGCGCCGCCGCACCCTGCTGATCGTGGGGGGCTTCGTCCTCGCGGCGGGCGGGCTGAGCCTCGCGGAACTCGGGATGGACGCCCCCGGGTCGGGGTCGAAACCGTCGGCCGCCGGGGAGGAGTCGACGGACGGCGGCGGGGAGGAGCTGGAGCCGACGCGGTCGGCGGGCGGCGCCCCGGCCGCGCCCGCGCCCGGCGAGTCCCCCGGCGCGCGGGTGTCCGGCTCCCCGTCGGCCTCGAAGTCCCCCAAGGACAAGGGCAAGGACAAGGAGTCGAAGTCGGCGGACGCCGAGGAGAGCGAGGACGGCGCCTCGTCCGCCCCCGCGGACGCGCCGTCGACCGACCCGACCGCGCCCCTGCCGCCGGAGCCCCCGTCGGAACCGGAGAGCCCGCAGCCGGACCCGACCACGCAGGACCCCGAACCGGAGCCCGAGCCGACGGAGACGTGCGACCAGTTCCTGTGGTGGTGCACGTAA
- a CDS encoding mandelate racemase/muconate lactonizing enzyme family protein: MRITGISTHVVGTPWRNLTYVQVHTDEGITGVGETRMLGHTDALLGYLKEAEVNHILGSDPFAVEDLVRRMKYGDYGRAGEIVMSGIAVVEMACWDIKGKALGVPVWQLLGGKVTDKVKAYANGWYTTERTPEAYHKAAQGVMERGYRALKIDPFGTGHFELDHKESLYAVSLIEAVRDAIGPDAELMLEMHGRFSPATAVRMAKELAPFKPAWLEEPVPPENLKALEKVAAKVDMPVATGERIHDRIEFRELFESQAVDILQPDVGHIGGIWETRKLAATAETHYMLVAPHNVGGPVLTAASLQVGFTSPNFKILEHFNDFADAEIKKVVKGAPQVDPEDGCFHLSDAPGLGVELDVDAAAEFPQQQARFDLWAEGWEQRKPKGTQ, encoded by the coding sequence GTGCGCATCACCGGAATCAGCACACACGTGGTCGGGACGCCGTGGCGCAACCTGACGTACGTCCAGGTGCACACCGACGAGGGGATCACGGGAGTCGGCGAGACCCGGATGCTGGGACACACCGACGCACTCCTGGGTTACCTGAAGGAAGCCGAGGTCAACCACATTCTCGGCTCCGACCCGTTCGCTGTCGAGGACCTCGTCCGCCGGATGAAGTACGGCGACTACGGGCGCGCCGGCGAGATCGTGATGTCCGGCATCGCCGTCGTCGAGATGGCCTGCTGGGACATCAAGGGCAAGGCCCTCGGCGTCCCCGTCTGGCAGCTGCTCGGCGGCAAGGTCACCGACAAGGTGAAGGCGTACGCCAACGGCTGGTACACCACCGAGCGCACCCCGGAGGCGTACCACAAGGCCGCGCAGGGCGTGATGGAGCGCGGTTACCGGGCGCTGAAGATCGACCCCTTCGGCACCGGCCACTTCGAGCTCGACCACAAGGAGAGCCTGTACGCCGTCTCCCTGATCGAGGCGGTCCGCGACGCGATCGGTCCCGACGCCGAGCTGATGCTGGAGATGCACGGCCGCTTCTCCCCCGCCACCGCCGTCCGCATGGCCAAGGAGCTCGCGCCCTTCAAGCCGGCCTGGCTGGAGGAGCCGGTGCCGCCGGAGAACCTCAAGGCGCTGGAGAAGGTCGCCGCGAAGGTCGACATGCCGGTGGCCACCGGTGAGCGCATCCACGACCGCATCGAGTTCCGCGAGCTGTTCGAGAGCCAGGCCGTCGACATCCTCCAGCCGGACGTCGGCCACATCGGCGGCATCTGGGAGACCCGCAAGCTCGCCGCGACCGCCGAAACCCACTACATGCTGGTCGCGCCGCACAACGTCGGCGGCCCGGTCCTGACCGCCGCGTCCCTCCAGGTCGGTTTCACCTCCCCGAACTTCAAGATCCTGGAGCACTTCAACGACTTCGCGGACGCGGAGATCAAGAAGGTCGTCAAGGGCGCGCCGCAGGTGGACCCGGAGGACGGCTGCTTCCACCTCTCCGACGCCCCCGGCCTCGGGGTGGAGCTGGACGTGGACGCGGCGGCCGAGTTCCCGCAGCAGCAGGCCCGGTTCGACCTGTGGGCCGAGGGCTGGGAGCAGCGCAAGCCCAAGGGCACGCAGTGA
- the mmsA gene encoding multiple monosaccharide ABC transporter ATP-binding protein has product MAGPVLEMRSIVKTFPGVKALSDVTLTVRRGEVHAICGENGAGKSTLMKVLSGVHPHGTYEGDILFEEEVCRFKDIRASEEHGIVIIHQELALVPYLSIAENIFLGNEHATRGFINWNDTLKHAAELLRRVGLDEHPETRVADIGVGKQQLVEIAKALSKKVKLLILDEPTAALNDEDSGKLLDLILQLKDQGITSIIISHKLNEIREVADSVTILRDGRTIETLDVKAEGTSEDRIISGMVGRDLEHRFPERTPHRPEEGVAPALEVRNWTVHHPIDQQRKVVDDVSLEVRRGEIVGIAGLMGAGRTELAMSLFGRTYGRYAGGTVLKDGTEIRTKTVPEAVAHGIAYVTEDRKHYGLNLIDTIHRNISLSALKKVAKRGVVDEHEERQVAEGFRTSMNIKAPTVFEPVGKLSGGNQQKVVLSKWIFAGPDVLILDEPTRGIDVGAKYEIYTVIDQLAAQGKAVVFISSELPELLGMCDRIYTMAAGRLTGEFSRAEASQESLMRQMTKDKEVSR; this is encoded by the coding sequence ATGGCGGGACCCGTCCTGGAAATGCGCTCGATCGTCAAGACCTTTCCCGGCGTCAAGGCGCTGTCGGACGTCACCCTGACCGTCCGGCGGGGCGAGGTCCACGCCATCTGCGGCGAGAACGGCGCCGGCAAGTCGACCCTGATGAAGGTCCTCTCCGGCGTCCACCCGCACGGCACCTACGAGGGGGACATCCTCTTCGAGGAGGAGGTCTGCCGGTTCAAGGACATCCGGGCCAGCGAAGAGCACGGCATCGTGATCATCCACCAGGAGCTGGCCCTGGTGCCGTACCTGTCGATCGCGGAGAACATCTTCCTCGGCAACGAACACGCCACCCGCGGGTTCATCAACTGGAACGACACGCTCAAGCACGCCGCCGAACTGCTGCGCCGGGTGGGGCTCGACGAGCACCCGGAGACCCGCGTCGCCGACATCGGCGTGGGCAAGCAGCAGCTGGTGGAGATCGCCAAGGCGCTGTCCAAGAAGGTGAAGCTGCTCATCCTCGACGAGCCGACCGCGGCGCTCAACGACGAGGACAGCGGCAAACTCCTCGACCTGATCCTCCAGTTGAAGGACCAGGGCATCACCTCGATCATCATCTCGCACAAGCTGAACGAGATCCGCGAGGTGGCCGACTCGGTGACCATCCTGCGGGACGGGCGGACCATCGAGACGCTCGACGTGAAGGCCGAGGGCACCAGCGAGGACCGGATCATCTCCGGGATGGTCGGCCGCGACCTGGAGCACCGCTTCCCGGAGCGCACCCCGCACCGGCCGGAGGAGGGCGTCGCCCCGGCCCTGGAGGTCCGCAACTGGACCGTGCACCACCCGATCGACCAGCAGCGCAAGGTCGTCGACGACGTGTCCCTCGAGGTCCGGCGCGGCGAGATCGTCGGCATCGCCGGGCTGATGGGCGCCGGCCGCACCGAACTCGCGATGAGCCTGTTCGGCCGCACCTACGGCCGCTACGCGGGCGGCACCGTCCTCAAGGACGGCACGGAGATCCGTACGAAGACCGTCCCCGAGGCGGTCGCGCACGGCATCGCGTACGTCACCGAGGACCGCAAGCACTACGGGCTGAACCTCATCGACACCATCCACCGCAACATCTCGCTCAGCGCCCTGAAGAAGGTCGCCAAGCGCGGTGTGGTGGACGAGCACGAGGAGCGGCAGGTCGCCGAGGGCTTCCGCACGTCCATGAACATCAAGGCGCCGACCGTCTTCGAACCGGTGGGCAAGCTGTCCGGCGGCAACCAGCAGAAGGTCGTCCTCAGCAAGTGGATCTTCGCCGGTCCCGATGTGCTGATCCTGGACGAGCCGACGCGCGGCATCGACGTCGGCGCCAAGTACGAGATCTACACGGTCATCGACCAGCTGGCCGCCCAGGGCAAGGCGGTCGTCTTCATCTCCTCCGAGCTGCCCGAGCTGCTCGGCATGTGCGACCGCATCTACACGATGGCCGCGGGGCGGCTGACCGGTGAGTTCTCGCGGGCCGAGGCCTCACAGGAATCGCTGATGCGTCAGATGACGAAGGACAAAGAGGTATCCCGATGA
- the mmsB gene encoding multiple monosaccharide ABC transporter permease: protein MSTEVTDKTPAAAPPGKSGAGSGDGLLQLMLDGMRRNMRQYGMLIALGLIVALFAVWTDGDLLLPRNVSNLVLQNSYILILAIGMMLVIIAGHIDLSVGSLTAFVGSMAAVFMVRNDMPWPVAVLLCLAVGALAGAIQGWFIAYGGIPSFIVTLAGMLTFRGLTEIFLEGQTLGPFPKGLQKVANGFMPEVGPETNYHNLTLLLGFGLIALVVLQEVRDRRRQKEFALDVLPVKLFALKLVALGSAILVVTMLLASYKGAPIVLLILGALLVGFGYVMRNAVIGRHIYAIGGNLPAAKLSGVRDKKVTFLVFLNMGMLAALAGLVFAARFNAASPKAGLNFELEAIAASFIGGASMSGGVGTVLGAIIGGLVLGVLNNGMNLVGIGTDWQQVIKGMVLLAAVGFDVWNKRKVGS, encoded by the coding sequence ATGAGCACGGAAGTCACCGACAAGACCCCGGCCGCCGCGCCGCCGGGCAAGAGCGGGGCGGGCAGCGGTGACGGCCTGCTCCAGCTGATGCTGGACGGCATGCGCCGCAACATGCGCCAGTACGGCATGCTGATCGCGCTGGGCCTGATCGTGGCGCTGTTCGCGGTGTGGACCGACGGCGACCTGCTGCTGCCGCGCAACGTCTCCAACCTGGTGCTGCAGAACAGCTACATCCTGATCCTCGCCATCGGCATGATGCTGGTCATCATCGCGGGCCACATCGACCTGTCGGTCGGCTCACTGACCGCGTTCGTCGGCTCCATGGCGGCCGTCTTCATGGTCAGGAACGACATGCCGTGGCCCGTCGCGGTGCTGCTGTGCCTGGCCGTGGGCGCCCTGGCGGGCGCGATACAGGGCTGGTTCATCGCCTACGGCGGCATACCGTCGTTCATCGTGACCCTCGCGGGCATGCTGACCTTCCGCGGCCTGACGGAGATCTTCCTGGAGGGCCAGACCCTCGGACCGTTCCCGAAGGGCCTGCAGAAGGTCGCCAACGGCTTCATGCCCGAGGTCGGCCCGGAGACGAATTACCACAACCTCACCCTGCTGCTCGGCTTCGGACTGATCGCCCTGGTCGTCCTCCAGGAGGTCCGCGACCGCCGCCGGCAGAAGGAGTTCGCCCTCGACGTCCTGCCCGTCAAGCTGTTCGCGCTGAAGCTCGTCGCGCTCGGCTCCGCCATCCTCGTGGTGACGATGCTGCTCGCCAGCTACAAGGGCGCCCCGATCGTGCTGCTGATCCTCGGCGCGCTGCTCGTCGGCTTCGGCTACGTCATGCGCAACGCCGTCATCGGCCGCCACATCTACGCCATCGGCGGCAACCTGCCCGCGGCGAAGCTGTCGGGCGTGCGCGACAAGAAGGTCACCTTCCTGGTCTTCCTGAACATGGGCATGCTCGCGGCCCTGGCGGGTCTGGTGTTCGCCGCCCGCTTCAACGCGGCCTCTCCCAAGGCCGGCCTCAACTTCGAGCTGGAGGCGATCGCCGCCTCGTTCATCGGCGGCGCGTCGATGAGCGGCGGTGTCGGCACCGTCCTCGGCGCGATCATCGGCGGTCTGGTCCTGGGCGTGCTGAACAACGGCATGAACCTCGTCGGCATCGGCACCGACTGGCAGCAGGTCATCAAGGGCATGGTGCTGCTGGCGGCGGTCGGCTTCGACGTGTGGAACAAGCGCAAGGTCGGTTCGTAG
- a CDS encoding zinc-dependent alcohol dehydrogenase, which produces MSTAVVIEGPGEHRLVPHEPREPGPGEALIRVHASGICGSDREVYQGNRPEGYVRYPLTPGHEWSGTVQRVGAGVPESLVGRKVVGEGFRNCQVCDRCHAGETTLCSAGYEETGFTQPGAMAATLTLPARLLHVLPDDADLGAAALLEPAACIAAAALKANAVPGERVAVVGTGTLGMFAVQFLRANSPSELLVVGTRGDREALSRQYGATDFRTKDQRLPDDFDVVIETAGSADAARTAAALLRRGGRLVLTGIPAPGADGLDPTDLVVRQLEVHTVFGAPPDAWAHTVRVFAAGLLDPLPLVTHELPLAEFPHAIELVGSGDPKVGKVLLRP; this is translated from the coding sequence ATGAGCACCGCCGTCGTCATCGAGGGCCCCGGTGAGCACCGCCTCGTCCCGCACGAACCGCGCGAACCGGGGCCGGGCGAGGCCCTGATCCGGGTGCACGCGTCCGGTATCTGCGGCAGCGACCGCGAGGTGTACCAGGGCAACCGGCCCGAGGGATACGTGCGGTACCCGCTGACGCCGGGCCACGAGTGGTCCGGGACCGTGCAGCGGGTGGGCGCGGGGGTGCCGGAGTCGCTCGTCGGCCGCAAGGTGGTCGGTGAGGGGTTCCGCAACTGCCAGGTCTGCGACCGCTGCCACGCCGGTGAGACGACGCTGTGCTCGGCGGGGTACGAGGAGACCGGCTTCACCCAGCCGGGCGCCATGGCCGCCACGCTGACCCTTCCGGCCCGTCTGCTGCACGTCCTGCCGGACGACGCCGACCTCGGCGCCGCCGCGCTGCTGGAGCCGGCCGCCTGCATCGCCGCCGCCGCGCTGAAGGCGAACGCCGTTCCGGGTGAGCGGGTCGCCGTGGTCGGCACCGGCACGCTCGGCATGTTCGCCGTGCAGTTCCTGCGGGCGAACTCCCCGTCCGAGCTGCTGGTGGTCGGCACCCGGGGCGACCGGGAGGCGCTGTCCCGGCAGTACGGGGCGACCGACTTCCGCACCAAGGACCAGCGGCTCCCGGACGACTTCGACGTGGTGATCGAGACCGCCGGGTCGGCCGACGCGGCCCGCACGGCGGCCGCGCTGCTGCGGCGCGGCGGGCGGCTGGTGCTGACCGGCATCCCGGCGCCGGGCGCCGACGGGCTGGACCCCACGGACCTGGTCGTACGGCAGCTGGAGGTGCACACCGTCTTCGGGGCGCCGCCGGACGCCTGGGCGCACACCGTGCGGGTGTTCGCCGCCGGGCTGCTCGATCCGCTGCCACTGGTGACCCACGAGCTGCCGCTCGCCGAGTTCCCGCACGCCATCGAGCTGGTGGGGTCCGGCGACCCGAAGGTGGGCAAGGTCCTGCTGCGGCCGTAG